The nucleotide window CATGGATGCCCAACTGATTGGCTTAACCGACAATCAGATTGTCTTAGGCAAACATTCGGGCCGCAATGCCTTCCGTACTCGGTTAAAAGAGTTGGGCTATGAGCTAGCCGACCAAGAGCTGAATAAAGCCTTTGTCCGGTTCAAGGAGATCGCTGACAAGAAAAAAGAGATTACCGACTGGGATTTAGAATCGATCGTCAACGACGAAACCCAACAACCGCCGGAGCTATTCCGCCTAGAAATGGTGCAGGTTTCCGCCGGTAGTAATGCCCAACCCACAGCCACGGTGAAACTGCGCACCCCGACGGGTGAAGAGCTAATGGATGCGGCGATCGGAACCGGCCCCGTGGATGCGGTCTACCGGGCGATTAATCGCGTCGTTGATGTGCCCAACAAGTTGATTGAATTCTCGGTCCAATCCGTCACCGCTGGCATTGATGCGATCGGGGAAGTAACCATTCGGCTGAAGCATGAAGAACGGATTTTTTCGGGTCGATCGGCCAATACCGACGTGATTGTGGCTTCGGCTCAAGCCTACGTAAATGCCCTAAATCGTCTCTACGATGCATTGCAAACCGGCGATATCAATCGCACTCACGCCCAGCGTGAAGCGGGCAAAGAGGCCGCCAGCGTTTAACAATCCCGACCGACTGGCAGCGCCCACAGCTGGGGCTCACTAGTTGACGCTCACTGGTATTTGATTACCGCGCTTTCCGTATTGGGAGGCGCGGTTTACTGTTTATCCCCACTGGCATGATGGCCAAGTTTTATCCTGAACTCATCCCCGCGCTGCAACCTTTATGCAACAGCAGCAAATGTTCTTCACCGCCACCGCCACTGCTGCGGGACGGATCAATCTCTCACCGAAGGGCATCGATAGCTTTCGGCTCATTGACCCACTCACCGTCGCCTATCTTGATCTCACCGGCAGTGGAAATGAAACGAGTGCGCACTTGCGCGTCGCCGATCGCATCACAGTCATGTTTTGCAGCTTTGACGCCAAATCACAGATTTTGCGGATTTATGGTCGGGGCCAAGTGATTCGTCCACGTGATCCAGACTGGACCGCAATGTTGCAAGAATTTCCGGCGATCGACGGGACACGCCAAATTGTCCAAATCACTGTGGAATCCGTTCAGACATCCTGTGGCATGGGCGTACCACGCTACGAATTTGTTGAACAACGCGACTCACTGATTAACTGGGCAAAAAATAAGGGCAGCGACGGACTCCGTCAGTATTGGAGCGAGAAAAATCAAGTCAGCATTGATGGATTACCTACAGAGATTTTCAGCAATCACAACTCAGACACCTGTGACAGATAAGCACCGCAATCAAATGCAGACATAATTTATTTGCTTGGGTAAAGTTTCGGGAATCAGTCTAAAAATTACTGGATCAAACTAAAAGCCACCACCGCATAAGCCTTATAAAAGTTGTAGTAGGAGCTTTTAGTCAGTCCCACATCATTCCTGTTGATCGAATTCCCTATGCAGTTGCGC belongs to Romeriopsis navalis LEGE 11480 and includes:
- a CDS encoding pyridoxamine 5'-phosphate oxidase family protein produces the protein MQQQQMFFTATATAAGRINLSPKGIDSFRLIDPLTVAYLDLTGSGNETSAHLRVADRITVMFCSFDAKSQILRIYGRGQVIRPRDPDWTAMLQEFPAIDGTRQIVQITVESVQTSCGMGVPRYEFVEQRDSLINWAKNKGSDGLRQYWSEKNQVSIDGLPTEIFSNHNSDTCDR